In one window of Desulfonatronospira thiodismutans ASO3-1 DNA:
- a CDS encoding site-specific integrase: protein MNLGSCLHTFFDQYLPRTKGVSSNTILAYRHTFSLFLPFASKTLGRDINSLEIEHLSTQLILDFLDHLESGRNNSARTRGHRLAVFKSLARMIRFLYPEHKLLADRIISIPQKRFPKKLAAFLTHEEVLLVLDSINLKKSGAFRDYTIIHLLYNSGARAEESASLRLDYFDPHKKTLAILGKGNRYRQIELWPKTVQLMSMYIQKYRPRPKPLHQNTLFLNQRRQGFTRNGIYRLCRKYLSLVFEENRFQGLNPVHCFRHSCAINMLGTGFSLTDIKNHLGHENLQSTMVYLKLSLNRKRELQQKFIEYTQNQTQDPKLDELLDWEKEQETLDWLDSL, encoded by the coding sequence ATGAATCTGGGCTCCTGTCTGCATACCTTCTTTGATCAGTACCTGCCAAGAACCAAGGGCGTCAGCTCCAACACCATCCTGGCCTACCGCCATACCTTCAGCCTGTTTTTGCCCTTTGCCTCCAAAACCCTTGGCCGGGATATCAACTCCCTGGAGATTGAGCATTTAAGCACCCAGCTCATCCTGGATTTTTTAGACCATCTGGAGAGCGGCAGAAATAACAGTGCTCGCACCAGAGGCCACAGACTGGCGGTATTCAAGTCCCTGGCCAGAATGATCCGTTTTCTCTATCCCGAACATAAACTGCTGGCAGACCGGATTATCTCCATCCCTCAGAAGCGCTTCCCCAAAAAACTGGCTGCCTTTCTCACCCATGAAGAGGTTTTGCTGGTCCTGGATAGTATAAATCTCAAGAAAAGCGGAGCTTTCCGGGATTATACCATCATCCACCTGCTCTACAACTCCGGGGCCAGGGCCGAGGAATCAGCCTCGCTACGTCTGGACTACTTTGACCCGCACAAGAAAACCCTGGCCATCCTGGGCAAGGGCAACCGCTACCGCCAAATCGAGCTCTGGCCCAAGACAGTCCAGCTCATGTCCATGTATATCCAGAAATACCGCCCCAGGCCCAAACCCTTGCATCAGAACACCCTGTTTTTAAATCAGCGCAGGCAAGGCTTTACCAGAAACGGCATCTACCGGTTATGCAGGAAATATCTGAGCCTGGTGTTTGAAGAAAACCGATTCCAGGGATTGAATCCGGTGCATTGCTTCAGGCATTCATGTGCCATCAACATGCTCGGGACCGGCTTCAGCCTGACAGACATCAAAAACCACCTGGGACATGAAAACCTGCAATCCACCATGGTCTATCTCAAGCTGAGTCTGAATCGCAAACGAGAGCTGCAGCAGAAGTTCATTGAATACACCCAGAACCAGACCCAGGACCCCAAACTGGATGAACTTCTGGACTGGGAAAAAGAGCAGGAGACTCTGGACTGGCTGGACAGCCTGTAA
- a CDS encoding transposase — protein sequence MPRIARFIRDNQPSVYHVISRTALQGLPIKDKDNDFLLGLIKKLSQLYFVDVLGFALLGNHFHLVIRMYPESDPTDDEIKERLQKYYGDELNVTGVLISDYRKRLTNLGAYVKDIKQGFTRYFNKKYGRRGFFWGDRFKSMIVQDGLSLVNLLAYVDLNPIRAGIVKKPEDYRWCSLGYHTQTGNKGGLLSMDFGMKEWNEFDPKEIVRKYRQFVYETGAVDAGKGKVMDKKIVEKARKKGYKISRTDRFRYRCRYFTDSGVIGGKDFVQEVFDQVKHLLGSKDTRKFTPVGGVEGTYSMKRLG from the coding sequence ATGCCCAGAATAGCCAGATTTATCCGGGACAATCAGCCCAGTGTATACCATGTAATATCCAGAACCGCCCTGCAGGGCCTGCCCATCAAGGATAAAGACAATGACTTTCTGCTGGGCCTGATCAAAAAGCTGTCACAACTCTACTTTGTTGATGTGCTGGGATTCGCACTTTTAGGCAACCACTTCCACCTGGTAATCCGCATGTATCCAGAGTCTGATCCTACGGATGATGAAATCAAGGAAAGGTTGCAGAAATATTATGGAGATGAGCTTAATGTTACCGGGGTGCTTATATCCGACTACCGCAAGAGGCTGACCAACCTGGGGGCTTATGTGAAGGACATCAAGCAGGGATTTACCAGGTATTTCAATAAAAAGTATGGCCGCAGAGGCTTTTTCTGGGGGGATAGATTCAAAAGTATGATTGTTCAGGACGGGTTAAGCCTGGTTAATCTTCTGGCTTATGTGGACCTCAATCCTATCCGGGCCGGGATAGTAAAGAAACCGGAAGACTACCGCTGGTGTTCTCTTGGTTATCATACTCAGACCGGGAATAAGGGCGGGCTATTGTCCATGGACTTTGGCATGAAGGAATGGAATGAGTTTGATCCAAAAGAGATAGTTCGCAAGTACAGGCAGTTTGTATATGAAACAGGCGCTGTGGATGCGGGTAAAGGCAAGGTCATGGATAAAAAGATCGTGGAAAAGGCCCGGAAGAAAGGCTACAAAATATCCAGGACTGACCGGTTCAGGTATAGATGCCGGTATTTTACTGACTCCGGGGTGATCGGCGGGAAAGACTTTGTTCAGGAGGTATTTGATCAGGTCAAACACCTGCTGGGGTCTAAGGATACAAGGAAATTTACTCCCGTAGGCGGGGTTGAGGGAACTTATTCCATGAAGCGGCTTGGATAG
- a CDS encoding tyrosine-type recombinase/integrase, with translation MTKSAARAIATHIINYTQNNDQATNNHLLKIFKRIYANGGLFRYFQNRNLKKTTWYKYKAAYQYGASLLIRSLLKEADKLEKTDKTKVKLYREEALRLGEDLKKLSPDYEKQHRLNPPAPGNQPKPYKKDKISGKRKALRGLPSNWVGQLIDELPIQHQDAALIMALTGCRPAELEKGVWLETVDHDHLKVTIKGAKYIKNKQGQKQRVLKFALEDAHRLFNLAYEEPRLVWINKEAFRKAIRRAADNLGFKGVSPYSLRHQFAANLKSESGKKWTHEDLAKALGHITDRCQQFYGHPNQARGRGSGILAVQASTSIKNNRGVIPTPQPETNHF, from the coding sequence ATGACAAAGTCAGCAGCAAGAGCTATTGCTACTCATATTATTAACTACACTCAAAATAATGACCAGGCTACAAACAATCATCTGCTTAAAATTTTCAAAAGAATTTACGCCAATGGCGGTCTGTTCAGGTATTTTCAAAATAGGAATCTGAAAAAAACGACATGGTACAAATACAAAGCAGCTTACCAGTATGGTGCCTCTCTACTGATCCGGTCCCTGTTGAAAGAGGCCGACAAACTGGAAAAAACTGACAAGACCAAGGTTAAGTTATATAGGGAAGAGGCGTTGAGGCTTGGCGAAGATCTGAAAAAACTATCTCCAGACTATGAAAAGCAACATCGACTTAATCCTCCAGCACCAGGTAACCAACCTAAACCGTACAAAAAAGATAAAATTTCTGGAAAAAGAAAAGCTCTACGTGGACTGCCCAGTAATTGGGTGGGCCAGCTCATCGATGAACTCCCCATCCAACACCAGGATGCGGCCCTGATCATGGCGTTAACCGGATGCAGGCCTGCAGAGTTGGAGAAGGGTGTATGGCTGGAGACTGTGGACCATGACCATCTTAAGGTTACTATAAAGGGTGCTAAATATATTAAAAATAAACAGGGGCAAAAGCAACGGGTTCTCAAGTTTGCACTCGAAGATGCGCACAGACTTTTCAATTTGGCCTACGAAGAACCCCGCCTGGTGTGGATTAATAAAGAAGCATTTAGAAAAGCCATCCGCCGGGCAGCAGATAATCTTGGGTTCAAAGGAGTTTCTCCTTATTCCTTGAGGCATCAGTTTGCAGCCAACCTAAAAAGTGAATCTGGGAAAAAATGGACACATGAGGATCTGGCAAAAGCGTTGGGCCACATTACAGACCGCTGCCAACAGTTTTACGGCCACCCAAATCAGGCCAGGGGCAGAGGCAGCGGAATACTTGCCGTGCAGGCCAGCACTTCAATCAAAAACAATAGAGGGGTCATACCTACCCCCCAGCCTGAAACCAATCATTTTTAA
- a CDS encoding SapC family protein — protein MYQNTQALDKSQDIKFTQVSNYHFAAKENFCPVFLQELPQVVREYFICFPNNQTDLPHALLGFQQNTNQYVSEDGSWQAEYIPAYIRRYPFILAKKEDSAQDEFTLAADINAPHFEQATGEPLFTLNNQPTELMQNKIQLLKGIEQQRIITQQAVQEIEKAGLFKMEQLTIKLKDQPVASIGGLRMIDEEKLKGFTSNYGPTMELIAAHLFSKANLQYGVLAGKKRAVPEPGPVDPGFSFGDDDIIRFDQ, from the coding sequence ATGTACCAAAACACCCAGGCCCTGGACAAATCCCAGGACATAAAATTCACTCAGGTAAGTAACTACCACTTTGCAGCCAAAGAAAACTTCTGCCCGGTCTTCCTCCAGGAGCTGCCCCAGGTAGTAAGGGAATACTTTATCTGCTTCCCAAATAATCAGACAGACCTGCCCCACGCCCTCTTGGGCTTTCAGCAGAACACTAACCAGTACGTATCAGAAGACGGAAGCTGGCAAGCTGAATACATCCCAGCATACATAAGAAGATACCCGTTTATACTGGCCAAAAAGGAAGACTCTGCTCAAGACGAATTCACCCTGGCAGCCGACATAAACGCCCCGCACTTTGAGCAGGCCACTGGAGAGCCTTTATTCACCCTGAACAATCAGCCCACTGAGCTGATGCAAAATAAGATACAGCTGCTTAAAGGCATAGAGCAGCAGCGTATAATAACCCAGCAGGCTGTACAGGAAATAGAAAAAGCCGGGTTATTCAAAATGGAACAACTAACCATAAAGCTGAAAGACCAGCCCGTGGCCTCAATAGGCGGGCTTAGAATGATAGACGAGGAAAAACTGAAAGGCTTTACAAGCAATTACGGCCCCACCATGGAGCTGATAGCCGCGCACCTGTTCTCTAAGGCTAATTTGCAGTACGGCGTGCTTGCTGGTAAGAAGCGGGCTGTGCCAGAGCCTGGACCTGTTGATCCTGGGTTCAGCTTTGGGGATGATGATATAATAAGGTTTGACCAGTAA
- a CDS encoding tyrosine-type recombinase/integrase: MKKFESFLAGHLNDFIQYRKELGYVNKSLANQLRALDYYVRDNARGWEDLTPAFFLGFRDGIKGSPATVNNVIQATRNFFAYLHRTGCCEHNPVQDLPAKTENAFIPFIFSPEQVEQLLQGVQSQIRRSREKCFLVDMGIYIALMLQARCGLRMSEPLNLGLEHFDPVQGTIYIQKTKFHKDRLIPIPWEAQKELDNFLSLRDALCCTSPYLLPGFKNALRTNQVYPVFHRAVRETGIHAPRRIIANMVFGHPTPHSLRHSFAVNTLKAARDRGRDPQAVLPVLSAYMGHSKYRYTALYLKVMDAEKRQGFVDFAISRLEDI, from the coding sequence ATGAAAAAGTTTGAGAGCTTTCTGGCCGGACATCTAAATGATTTTATCCAGTACCGCAAGGAACTTGGATATGTGAACAAGAGCCTGGCAAACCAGCTGAGAGCACTGGATTATTATGTCCGGGATAATGCCCGGGGGTGGGAAGACCTCACGCCTGCCTTTTTTCTGGGCTTCCGTGATGGAATCAAGGGCTCGCCTGCAACCGTCAACAATGTCATTCAGGCCACACGCAACTTCTTTGCTTATCTGCACCGGACAGGCTGCTGTGAACATAATCCGGTCCAGGATCTCCCGGCCAAGACTGAAAACGCCTTTATCCCTTTCATTTTCTCCCCGGAGCAGGTGGAGCAGCTCCTGCAGGGGGTGCAAAGTCAGATCCGGCGCAGCAGGGAAAAGTGCTTCCTGGTGGATATGGGCATATACATAGCTCTAATGTTGCAGGCCAGGTGCGGGCTGCGCATGTCCGAACCACTCAACCTGGGGCTTGAACATTTTGATCCTGTGCAAGGCACTATCTATATCCAAAAGACCAAGTTCCATAAGGACCGCTTGATTCCCATTCCTTGGGAGGCCCAAAAAGAACTGGATAACTTCCTGAGTCTTCGAGACGCCCTGTGCTGCACAAGCCCTTATCTCCTGCCAGGATTTAAAAACGCCCTGAGAACCAATCAGGTGTATCCCGTCTTTCACAGGGCTGTGCGGGAAACGGGAATCCATGCCCCAAGAAGAATTATAGCCAACATGGTCTTTGGCCATCCCACTCCGCACAGCCTGAGGCATTCCTTTGCAGTCAACACCCTCAAGGCGGCCCGGGACCGGGGCCGGGACCCCCAGGCTGTTCTGCCAGTACTATCCGCGTATATGGGCCACAGCAAGTACCGCTACACCGCCCTGTATCTCAAGGTCATGGACGCCGAGAAGCGCCAGGGATTTGTGGACTTTGCCATCTCGCGACTGGAGGACATATGA